One window of Bacteroidota bacterium genomic DNA carries:
- a CDS encoding VWA domain-containing protein, giving the protein MRTSKSIALFLLLISVLSASVVAQPRAKKEIPLTRILFVFDCSLSMIGRWESATKMDVSKKILMQTMDSLQKLDNLEVALRMYGHQSPLQPQRDCKDSKLEVPFSKNNFGLIKAKIKAAQPKGTTPIAYSLEQSGADFPECNNCRNIIILITDGEEECDGDPCAVSAALQSKGIVLKPFVIGIGLDDNFAKTFECIGKYFDASNEKSFQYAMGIIISQALNSTTAQVNLLDISGKPTETNVNMTFYDMHTGSMKYNYIHTINNKGNPDTLPLDPLPTYRMVVHTTPIVTKDSIELTPGKHTIIAIDAPQGFLNLKTNGINDYKSLQFIVRKKGEMNTLVVQDAAKTEKYLVGKYDLEILTLPRLLINDVDISQSKTTSVQIPQPGIANILTNGAGYGSIYVEEKNKLKWIYNLPENSTRESLILLPGSYRLVYRPKSAKESIYTIERQFKIESGSSSSIKTF; this is encoded by the coding sequence ATGAGAACTAGTAAATCAATCGCTTTATTTTTGCTTTTAATTTCAGTGCTTTCAGCGAGTGTGGTGGCACAACCTCGTGCTAAAAAAGAAATTCCATTAACGCGTATTCTCTTCGTTTTTGATTGTTCACTTAGCATGATAGGCCGATGGGAAAGTGCCACGAAAATGGATGTTTCAAAAAAGATTTTAATGCAAACCATGGATAGCTTGCAAAAGCTCGATAATTTAGAAGTGGCCTTGCGGATGTATGGTCATCAATCGCCTTTGCAACCTCAGCGCGATTGTAAGGACAGTAAGTTGGAAGTTCCTTTTTCGAAGAACAATTTTGGTTTAATTAAGGCCAAGATAAAAGCGGCTCAGCCAAAAGGTACTACTCCTATCGCCTATTCGTTGGAGCAATCGGGTGCTGATTTTCCTGAATGTAACAATTGCCGCAACATTATTATTTTAATTACTGATGGTGAAGAAGAATGTGATGGTGATCCATGCGCTGTATCAGCTGCATTGCAATCAAAAGGTATAGTATTAAAACCTTTTGTTATAGGGATAGGATTGGACGATAATTTTGCGAAAACTTTTGAATGTATTGGAAAATATTTCGATGCCAGTAACGAAAAATCATTTCAATATGCCATGGGAATCATTATTTCACAGGCATTGAATTCAACAACGGCACAAGTAAACTTGCTCGATATTAGTGGTAAACCTACAGAGACCAACGTAAATATGACCTTTTACGACATGCACACCGGCAGCATGAAATACAATTACATTCATACCATCAATAACAAAGGAAACCCCGATACTTTACCACTCGATCCTTTACCCACTTACAGAATGGTTGTTCATACCACTCCTATAGTAACCAAAGACAGCATTGAATTAACACCGGGTAAGCATACCATTATTGCAATTGATGCACCTCAAGGCTTTCTAAATTTAAAGACCAACGGAATTAATGATTACAAATCCTTGCAATTTATTGTTCGTAAAAAAGGTGAAATGAATACGCTTGTGGTGCAGGATGCGGCCAAAACAGAAAAATACCTGGTTGGAAAGTACGATTTAGAAATACTCACTTTGCCAAGGCTCTTGATTAATGATGTAGATATTTCACAAAGTAAAACTACCAGTGTACAAATACCCCAGCCCGGAATTGCAAATATTTTGACTAATGGAGCAGGCTATGGAAGTATTTATGTGGAAGAAAAAAACAAGCTGAAGTGGATTTACAATCTTCCTGAAAATTCAACACGAGAGAGCCTAATTTTATTGCCGGGAAGCTATCGATTAGTTTATCGTCCCAAGAGTGCCAAAGAGAGTATTTACACTATTGAACGCCAATTTAAAATTGAATCGGGCAGCTCCTCATCCATTAAAACTTTTTAA
- the mgtE gene encoding magnesium transporter encodes MNQEEATKPTLKELLEAHDGIALENGVNSLLPDELASFLSDVNENDRLTIFNLLTSKLAAETFEFLDLSEQEEVLKALPNFKKASILNEIAPDTRTKFLEELPSEAVTELLKLLSPEERTVTLALLGYPEHSVGRLMTPDYIAVKQHWTVEKVLSYIRKRGKYSETINVVYIIDDAGKLIDDIRIREFLFVPPERLVSEIMDRKFIALSVNDDEESAISVFRNNDRVALPVTDTAGVLLGIVTIDDVLTLAQEEDTEDIQKMGGTEALEEPYIEIPLLTLVRKRGIWLIVLFLGEMLTATAMAFFQGEIEKAVVLALFVPLIISSGGNSGSQAATLIIRAMALGEITLQDWWRVLRRELLSGLMLGGLLGIIGFLRIALWSTFSNVYGPHWFPLGLTVGLSLVGVVMWGTISGSMLPIFLKKIGLDPAVSSAPFVATLVDVTGLLIYFSWAFILLKGTLL; translated from the coding sequence ATGAATCAAGAAGAAGCAACTAAACCAACACTTAAGGAATTACTTGAAGCCCATGACGGCATTGCGCTGGAAAATGGGGTAAACTCCTTATTGCCGGATGAATTGGCTAGCTTTTTATCGGATGTAAACGAAAATGATCGACTTACAATATTTAATTTACTTACATCAAAATTAGCGGCTGAAACTTTTGAATTTCTTGATTTATCAGAGCAGGAAGAAGTTTTAAAAGCCTTACCCAATTTTAAGAAGGCAAGTATCCTGAATGAAATTGCACCGGATACGCGTACTAAATTTTTAGAAGAACTACCGAGCGAAGCAGTTACCGAATTGCTAAAATTACTTTCACCCGAAGAACGCACAGTTACTTTGGCTTTGCTTGGATATCCTGAACACAGTGTTGGTCGATTGATGACTCCGGATTACATTGCAGTAAAGCAACACTGGACGGTTGAAAAGGTACTCAGCTATATTCGTAAAAGAGGAAAATATTCAGAAACAATTAACGTTGTTTACATTATTGACGATGCCGGAAAACTAATTGACGACATTCGAATTCGGGAGTTTTTATTTGTGCCACCTGAACGTTTGGTAAGCGAAATTATGGACCGAAAATTTATTGCACTTTCAGTAAACGACGATGAAGAAAGTGCTATTTCTGTATTTCGAAATAACGATAGAGTTGCGCTTCCGGTTACGGATACAGCCGGTGTTTTGCTAGGAATTGTTACGATTGACGATGTGCTAACACTTGCTCAGGAGGAAGATACGGAAGATATTCAAAAAATGGGGGGTACCGAAGCCTTGGAAGAACCCTATATTGAAATTCCACTTTTAACTTTAGTACGAAAAAGAGGAATATGGCTCATCGTTTTATTTTTAGGAGAAATGTTAACAGCCACCGCCATGGCTTTTTTTCAAGGTGAAATAGAAAAAGCGGTTGTGCTCGCTTTGTTTGTTCCACTGATTATTTCAAGTGGTGGAAACTCAGGTTCGCAAGCTGCTACCTTAATTATTCGCGCGATGGCATTGGGTGAAATTACCTTACAGGATTGGTGGAGAGTTTTACGAAGAGAATTACTGTCGGGCTTAATGCTTGGTGGCTTGTTGGGCATTATTGGATTTCTACGAATCGCTTTGTGGTCAACGTTTAGCAATGTGTACGGTCCACATTGGTTTCCTTTAGGATTAACTGTTGGACTATCCTTAGTTGGTGTAGTAATGTGGGGAACCATTTCGGGTTCTATGCTACCTATTTTTCTAAAAAAAATTGGACTGGATCCTGCGGTTTCATCAGCACCTTTTGTAGCAACCTTGGTAGATGTAACAGGACTACTTATTTATTTTAGCTGGGCTTTTATATTATTAAAAGGAACATTACTCTAA
- a CDS encoding transketolase, whose protein sequence is MPTIQELEKIASQVRRDIVRQVHAVNSGHPGGSLGCTDFLVALYFEIMKHTPTPFDMDAKNQDVFFLSNGHISPVFYSVLSRSGYFDVKELSTFRKLNTRLQGHPTTHEGLPGVRMSSGSLGQGLSVAIGTASAKKLNNDQQLVFTLHGDGELQEGQIWEAMMYAAAKKVDNLIATVDVNGQQIDGSTANVLSLGDLKSKWLAFGWEVLEMNGNKMTEVVSTLNQAKTLCGKGKPVVILMKTEMGFGVDFMMGSHKWHGVAPNDEQLKQALAQLPETLAIINT, encoded by the coding sequence ATGCCAACAATTCAGGAATTAGAAAAAATCGCTAGCCAAGTTCGACGTGATATAGTTCGTCAAGTTCATGCTGTAAACTCAGGCCATCCGGGAGGTTCATTGGGCTGTACCGATTTTTTGGTTGCGCTTTATTTTGAAATAATGAAGCATACTCCTACTCCGTTCGATATGGATGCAAAAAATCAGGATGTATTTTTCCTTTCGAATGGTCATATTTCTCCGGTTTTTTATAGCGTACTATCCCGTTCAGGATATTTTGATGTGAAGGAATTAAGCACTTTCCGAAAACTAAATACACGTTTGCAAGGTCATCCTACCACCCATGAAGGTTTGCCAGGTGTGCGCATGAGCAGCGGTTCATTAGGACAAGGCTTATCCGTAGCCATTGGTACAGCATCTGCAAAAAAATTAAACAACGACCAACAATTGGTTTTTACCTTGCACGGCGATGGCGAATTACAAGAAGGTCAAATTTGGGAAGCCATGATGTATGCTGCGGCTAAAAAAGTGGATAACCTTATTGCTACTGTTGATGTGAATGGTCAACAAATTGATGGATCAACAGCGAATGTATTGTCACTTGGAGATTTAAAATCGAAGTGGCTAGCATTCGGTTGGGAAGTACTTGAAATGAACGGTAATAAAATGACCGAGGTAGTAAGTACCTTAAACCAGGCTAAAACTTTATGTGGAAAGGGAAAGCCGGTAGTTATTTTAATGAAAACTGAAATGGGATTTGGTGTAGATTTTATGATGGGCTCGCATAAATGGCACGGTGTAGCTCCCAACGATGAGCAACTAAAGCAAGCATTGGCACAGCTTCCAGAAACCCTGGCGATTATTAATACGTAA